Proteins found in one Brevibacillus brevis genomic segment:
- a CDS encoding patatin-like phospholipase family protein, which produces MEKVGLVLQGGGSRGIYTAGVLDYFMEQELYIPYVIAVSAGACNGAAYLARQHGLGKIYHTKYIRDPRYFHYKNLIKKRSLFGMDFIFNEMPNKLEPFAFDRFREAKEQFVVVTTDCATGDAVYFTKDDCEDIFHVIRASCSLPFLSPKVAFNGRKLWDGGIVHPVPFVKSMLDGNQKHIIVLTSSCPPSEWMRKLSRVERLFPKSKRLCQAFIRHFRIYCEAIEQVKEMQKEGKAFVIAPPVGTFLRGFERQEEKLEHYYSQGYQDARTQFSGLCTWLGLGRHR; this is translated from the coding sequence ATGGAAAAGGTCGGGCTCGTTTTGCAGGGAGGGGGTAGCCGTGGAATTTATACTGCTGGCGTTTTGGATTACTTCATGGAGCAGGAGCTATACATTCCGTATGTGATTGCTGTATCAGCAGGTGCATGCAATGGGGCGGCATACCTGGCGAGACAGCACGGATTGGGCAAGATTTATCATACGAAATACATTCGTGATCCCCGATACTTTCACTACAAAAATTTGATCAAGAAGCGCTCGCTGTTTGGCATGGATTTTATTTTCAATGAGATGCCTAACAAACTGGAGCCGTTCGCCTTTGATCGGTTTCGTGAAGCCAAGGAACAGTTTGTTGTTGTCACGACGGATTGCGCGACAGGGGATGCCGTTTACTTTACGAAAGACGACTGTGAGGATATTTTTCATGTGATTCGGGCTTCGTGCAGTCTTCCGTTTCTATCACCCAAAGTTGCGTTCAACGGACGTAAACTATGGGATGGAGGCATCGTGCATCCGGTACCTTTCGTGAAGTCCATGCTTGATGGCAATCAAAAACATATTATTGTGCTTACTTCTTCTTGTCCGCCAAGTGAGTGGATGCGCAAGCTTTCGCGTGTCGAGCGTCTCTTTCCCAAAAGTAAGCGCTTGTGTCAAGCATTCATTCGTCATTTTCGTATCTATTGTGAGGCTATTGAGCAGGTCAAAGAGATGCAAAAGGAAGGCAAAGCGTTTGTCATCGCACCTCCCGTCGGTACCTTTCTACGAGGTTTTGAACGTCAAGAGGAGAAGCTGGAGCATTATTACTCACAAGGCTACCAGGATGCACGTACCCAATTTTCTGGGCTTTGTACATGGCTTGGTCTTGGAAGGCACAGATGA
- a CDS encoding HD-GYP domain-containing protein — MKYVNVDLVEPGDILARSIYTSEGLTLLHAGVQLTVGMINKLRRFGVTMLSIKDPLLDEVKEQEVVTETTRKDAIRNLSQAISCVQSGKNFDVRGIQKSVGSIIDETLRNRRVLLNLGEIRTTDNAMYIHSLNVCMMATVMGVGLGYNTAQLKELAIGALLHDIGKLSVDKEAPAYKKNSKTNHHTWLGFDLLRKKHEMSIVSAHVPLQHHEWVDGSGQPRGLTGDEIHDFAKIVAICNYYDNLISPFSGEEETLPAYEACEKVMGLAEKRFDHKMVIHFLRSIAMYPTGTSLKLSTGEIGVIIDQNKGLPSRPVVRVIRRDQQATRRMVDDHEITDIDLSEKPTIFITAVMD, encoded by the coding sequence ATGAAATATGTGAATGTAGACCTAGTAGAGCCAGGAGACATTTTGGCTCGAAGCATTTATACAAGCGAGGGTTTGACGCTCTTGCATGCAGGTGTCCAACTGACTGTCGGAATGATTAATAAATTGCGCCGGTTTGGCGTCACGATGCTAAGCATCAAAGACCCGCTGCTCGACGAAGTGAAAGAGCAGGAGGTCGTCACGGAGACCACTCGGAAGGACGCAATCCGCAATCTGTCACAAGCGATTTCGTGTGTGCAGTCCGGAAAAAACTTCGATGTCCGCGGCATTCAAAAATCAGTGGGAAGTATCATCGATGAAACCTTGAGAAATCGTCGTGTGCTCTTGAATCTGGGAGAAATTCGCACGACCGACAACGCTATGTACATTCATTCCTTGAATGTGTGCATGATGGCGACAGTAATGGGCGTTGGATTAGGTTATAATACGGCTCAACTAAAAGAGCTCGCCATCGGCGCCCTCTTGCATGACATTGGAAAGCTGTCAGTCGACAAGGAAGCACCAGCATACAAAAAGAACAGCAAAACGAATCATCATACCTGGCTGGGCTTTGATCTGTTGCGTAAAAAACATGAGATGAGTATTGTGTCCGCACATGTCCCTTTGCAGCATCATGAATGGGTGGATGGTAGTGGGCAGCCACGAGGACTGACTGGCGATGAGATTCATGATTTCGCCAAGATTGTGGCGATTTGTAACTACTATGACAATCTCATCTCGCCTTTTTCGGGGGAAGAAGAGACGTTGCCAGCGTATGAGGCTTGCGAAAAAGTCATGGGGCTTGCGGAGAAACGCTTCGATCATAAAATGGTCATTCACTTTTTGCGCTCGATTGCCATGTACCCGACAGGAACCTCGCTTAAGCTGTCAACAGGCGAAATTGGTGTGATCATTGATCAAAATAAAGGCTTGCCTTCGCGCCCAGTCGTTCGGGTTATTCGAAGAGACCAACAGGCGACTCGGCGGATGGTGGATGATCATGAGATTACGGACATTGATTTAAGTGAAAAGCCTACTATTTTTATCACGGCTGTCATGGACTAG
- a CDS encoding universal stress protein, which translates to MSRILVPVDFSAQSIQAVRFALAYAKNKHDITLLHAISPFPSRNVVRRLGRDVVEDYQLDEAREDLKKFLAIVEEAGITYELEIEFGEPHEVIAKHAANDYAAIVMGTHGYGRITGFLLQSVSYPTLHDVKVPVFLIAEETDESRFPWNKVLIAVDGSDHSMEAAKKAIEMSQHLPDVSYTLLSVVIPPVTYAGVYGVGWDNMNTLEGWGRESLKPCEEMLEAASLPFESKVVVGDPATVIRQTAEEIDAGLVVLGHHGQGAVAGTLLGSVTFKTIHRTKTPLLIVKT; encoded by the coding sequence ATGTCCCGCATTCTAGTTCCTGTTGATTTCTCAGCGCAGTCCATTCAGGCTGTCCGCTTCGCGCTGGCCTACGCCAAAAATAAGCATGATATCACATTGCTTCATGCCATCTCTCCGTTCCCTTCACGCAATGTTGTCAGAAGGTTGGGACGAGATGTCGTAGAAGATTATCAATTGGATGAAGCAAGAGAAGATCTGAAGAAATTTCTGGCGATCGTAGAAGAAGCAGGTATCACGTATGAATTGGAGATTGAATTCGGAGAGCCGCATGAAGTCATTGCCAAGCACGCTGCGAATGACTATGCCGCCATCGTAATGGGAACACACGGCTACGGCCGCATTACAGGCTTCCTGTTGCAAAGCGTCAGCTATCCGACACTCCATGATGTCAAAGTTCCGGTTTTCCTCATTGCAGAGGAGACAGATGAGAGCCGCTTCCCTTGGAACAAAGTACTCATTGCAGTAGATGGTTCCGATCATTCGATGGAAGCTGCGAAAAAAGCCATTGAGATGAGTCAGCACCTCCCAGATGTATCGTATACGCTTTTGTCCGTTGTCATCCCACCAGTCACATATGCAGGTGTATATGGCGTAGGCTGGGATAACATGAATACACTCGAAGGTTGGGGACGTGAATCGTTAAAACCTTGCGAGGAGATGCTTGAAGCTGCATCGCTTCCTTTTGAAAGCAAGGTCGTGGTCGGAGATCCAGCGACTGTGATCCGCCAGACCGCTGAAGAAATCGATGCTGGACTGGTTGTGCTTGGTCATCATGGCCAAGGTGCAGTCGCAGGTACGCTGCTCGGCAGTGTGACATTTAAAACGATTCATCGTACGAAAACACCACTCCTCATTGTGAAAACATAG
- a CDS encoding MFS transporter, with protein MKGLWGNKVFLTVFITDTLENIGIWIRNMALLYYVMETSGNNPTAVSLLTAIELAPILVFSIIGGALADRWNPKRTMIAGNLLSALSVLVIVYLLWQGMWIAVFFATFISAIVSQFSQPSSAKMMKRHIPDEQVAAAVSISQSTGSIFLLVGPIIGTFFFEQWGIYPSLLTMAGLFFVSALILLILPTSTASATEEGGTLLSEIKAGFAYVKKRPALRRIAITFSCLGLSSGFINSLEVFVITDRLLLSKEAIQWFTALDGLGMLLGGILASIYLERLNSRWVITGGLIFFALSVAVEVLSVWMYLTAAMRFFTGIGMAFLQIVIGMFMIKLVDEAYIGRVNGTISPLMVGLMMVGSFAAGPLMQMTSLITVFLIASVILLLAAWGCKQIKWDSAEVTQDGANQLLEHKQAQTLS; from the coding sequence ATGAAAGGTCTTTGGGGAAACAAAGTTTTTCTTACCGTTTTTATCACGGATACATTAGAAAATATTGGTATATGGATTCGCAACATGGCCTTGCTCTACTATGTCATGGAGACGAGCGGCAACAATCCGACCGCCGTATCGCTTTTGACTGCTATCGAACTTGCGCCGATCTTGGTTTTTTCGATTATTGGCGGGGCATTGGCTGATCGCTGGAACCCGAAGCGAACGATGATAGCCGGAAACCTGTTAAGCGCCCTCTCTGTATTGGTCATCGTGTATTTGCTCTGGCAAGGGATGTGGATCGCTGTATTCTTTGCGACCTTTATCTCGGCTATCGTGTCGCAGTTCTCCCAGCCTTCTTCTGCCAAGATGATGAAACGTCATATTCCTGATGAGCAAGTTGCAGCAGCTGTGTCTATTTCCCAAAGTACGGGTTCGATTTTTCTGCTGGTTGGCCCGATTATTGGTACCTTTTTCTTTGAGCAGTGGGGCATCTACCCTTCCCTGTTAACGATGGCCGGGCTGTTCTTCGTCTCGGCACTGATCTTGCTGATACTTCCCACCTCAACTGCCAGTGCAACAGAGGAAGGCGGAACTCTCCTTTCTGAGATTAAAGCAGGTTTTGCCTATGTAAAAAAGCGACCAGCCTTGCGCCGGATCGCCATTACCTTTTCATGTCTGGGGTTATCCTCGGGTTTTATCAATTCACTGGAGGTATTTGTCATCACGGATCGTCTTTTACTTTCCAAGGAAGCCATTCAATGGTTTACCGCGCTAGACGGTTTGGGTATGCTGTTGGGCGGCATCTTGGCTTCCATTTATCTGGAACGCTTGAATAGTCGCTGGGTCATTACAGGTGGATTAATATTCTTCGCTCTCTCCGTCGCCGTAGAAGTTCTCTCTGTATGGATGTACCTAACTGCAGCGATGCGCTTTTTTACCGGAATAGGGATGGCATTTTTACAGATTGTAATCGGTATGTTCATGATCAAGCTCGTGGATGAAGCATATATCGGAAGGGTGAATGGAACGATCTCACCGCTCATGGTCGGACTCATGATGGTCGGTTCCTTTGCAGCAGGTCCGCTCATGCAGATGACTTCGTTGATTACGGTATTTCTGATTGCATCTGTCATCCTTCTGCTCGCTGCATGGGGATGTAAGCAAATCAAGTGGGATTCGGCGGAAGTAACACAAGATGGAGCTAACCAACTTCTCGAACACAAGCAGGCGCAAACGCTATCGTAA
- a CDS encoding TetR/AcrR family transcriptional regulator, whose amino-acid sequence MSKRRLDGEKTKQHIVEKATELFSQKGYSATSIEDICQATGASKGSLYYHFKNKEQLFLHLLEKQYSEWVDLWQEKEKEFETSIEKLYGLAAFFLEDFLSHPLKKAGEEFSGSQLADPVILEQVLEMLGSTYTLYTSLFQEGIDRREFAPCDPEEMAMILEGLMNGIINVGYQMEDERLHALLKRSIDVLLHGIIAR is encoded by the coding sequence ATGTCAAAGCGCCGTCTCGATGGGGAGAAAACCAAGCAACATATCGTAGAGAAAGCCACCGAGTTATTTTCTCAGAAAGGCTATTCAGCCACTTCCATTGAGGACATTTGCCAAGCAACTGGAGCGAGTAAGGGCAGCCTCTATTACCACTTTAAAAACAAGGAGCAGTTGTTCCTGCATTTGCTTGAAAAGCAGTACAGCGAATGGGTAGATTTATGGCAGGAAAAAGAAAAAGAATTCGAGACATCCATCGAAAAGCTGTACGGCTTAGCTGCCTTTTTCTTGGAGGATTTTTTGTCCCACCCTCTGAAAAAAGCAGGCGAAGAGTTCTCCGGCAGCCAGCTCGCTGATCCAGTCATTTTGGAACAAGTGCTGGAAATGCTCGGCTCCACGTATACCCTCTATACCTCACTCTTCCAAGAAGGAATCGACCGAAGGGAGTTCGCTCCATGCGATCCCGAAGAAATGGCGATGATACTGGAAGGGCTCATGAATGGAATCATCAATGTAGGTTATCAAATGGAAGATGAGCGTCTTCATGCTCTGCTGAAAAGGAGCATTGACGTTTTGCTGCACGGCATTATTGCCAGGTAG
- a CDS encoding deoxyribonuclease IV produces the protein MQIGCHVSIRHGYEEAARTAFREGALAFQFFPKNPRSLGVKQFDARDAERCRAFCQQNGMLSIAHTPYPVNLCVEEQELFAVTVGSVRNDLEIAEACGALGVVVHFGQYKGADVLTGYKIMIQMVNQILDGWNGKAQLLIENNAGQGNRMGTTLEELTQVRQLFAEPRKVGFCLDTCHSFASGLWKGNDWGEVADRMRELDYFTSLRAVHLNDSVYPSGSFRDRHASIGKGMIGDAAIAAFLQTPELRELPIVLETARGSEGGHREEIKHVRLLIDNWQG, from the coding sequence TTGCAAATCGGTTGTCATGTCAGTATTCGTCACGGGTACGAGGAGGCGGCGAGAACTGCATTTAGAGAAGGAGCGTTAGCATTTCAATTTTTCCCGAAAAACCCGCGTAGCTTAGGTGTCAAGCAATTCGATGCCCGGGACGCAGAGCGATGTCGCGCTTTTTGTCAGCAAAATGGCATGCTATCGATTGCTCATACACCATATCCAGTGAATCTTTGCGTCGAGGAGCAGGAGCTTTTCGCCGTTACAGTGGGCTCCGTACGAAATGACCTTGAAATTGCCGAAGCCTGTGGAGCGTTGGGTGTGGTTGTTCACTTTGGCCAGTATAAAGGCGCGGATGTCCTTACCGGATACAAAATCATGATCCAGATGGTCAATCAAATACTGGATGGCTGGAATGGAAAAGCCCAGCTGTTAATTGAAAACAATGCTGGACAAGGCAACCGCATGGGTACGACTCTCGAAGAGCTTACGCAGGTTCGACAACTGTTTGCTGAGCCAAGAAAGGTAGGCTTTTGCTTGGATACGTGTCATTCATTTGCCAGCGGATTGTGGAAAGGGAATGATTGGGGAGAAGTAGCTGATCGGATGCGAGAGCTCGATTATTTTACGAGCCTGCGAGCCGTTCATCTGAACGATTCCGTTTATCCGAGTGGTTCCTTTCGAGACCGGCATGCCTCTATCGGTAAAGGGATGATCGGGGATGCAGCCATTGCCGCTTTTTTACAAACACCCGAATTGCGGGAACTTCCCATCGTTCTGGAAACCGCGAGAGGCTCAGAAGGGGGACATCGCGAAGAAATCAAACATGTCCGTCTGCTTATAGACAATTGGCAGGGCTGA
- a CDS encoding sigma-54 interaction domain-containing protein, which produces MEKAAEILALSSVDRFIDILNTLADGIFIADAQGTTLWLNNASENLCGLPKAELIGQNVSDLEEMGIFSPSVTRLVLETGKPTTTIQLVNNKGKFLVTGHIIPDEDGRPELIVSHSRDITEAARASSQLEETVALLKRYSEEIQLMKWEASQSSSQTLIGNSRSYLALLELMKKAAPVDTTVFITGETGVGKSYLAEQIHQLSERSSGPFVHVNCSAIPETLIESELFGYHKGAFTGASHSGKIGLVKMADKGTLFLDEISELPYHLQSKLLLLLQNKTFMPIGGTKTYTADIRIITATNANLQELVRLGKFRHDLYYRLNILPINVPPLRERKDDIFPLLHHNLQRFNSKHNQKRRFSPEALDVLHQYEWPGNVRELENLVERIVITSKLDEIQVSDLPEELRSIRELEEGILSLGSLSLTERMEKIEMEFILQALRTHKTTRKTASALGITQSLLMRRIRKYGIQLDSEDE; this is translated from the coding sequence ATGGAAAAAGCTGCGGAGATACTAGCACTGTCTTCTGTTGATCGTTTTATTGACATCCTGAACACACTGGCAGATGGCATATTCATTGCTGATGCGCAGGGAACTACTTTATGGTTAAACAATGCCAGTGAAAACCTGTGTGGTCTGCCAAAAGCCGAACTCATCGGGCAAAACGTATCCGACCTCGAAGAAATGGGGATTTTCAGCCCCTCTGTCACCCGCTTGGTTTTGGAAACGGGAAAACCGACCACAACCATTCAGCTCGTCAATAATAAGGGGAAATTTCTGGTGACCGGACATATTATCCCGGATGAGGATGGAAGACCGGAGCTGATCGTTTCCCACTCACGCGATATCACTGAGGCAGCCCGTGCCAGTTCACAGCTGGAAGAAACGGTCGCTTTACTAAAGCGGTACAGCGAAGAAATTCAGCTCATGAAGTGGGAAGCTAGCCAGAGCTCTTCCCAAACCTTGATTGGCAACAGCCGTTCCTATCTCGCCCTGCTGGAATTAATGAAAAAAGCAGCCCCTGTGGACACGACCGTGTTTATTACAGGAGAAACAGGTGTAGGAAAAAGCTATCTTGCGGAGCAAATCCATCAATTGAGCGAACGAAGCAGCGGGCCGTTCGTCCACGTCAACTGTAGCGCCATTCCCGAAACCTTGATCGAGTCAGAGCTGTTCGGCTACCATAAAGGGGCCTTTACGGGGGCGAGTCACTCGGGGAAAATCGGATTAGTAAAAATGGCGGACAAAGGGACGCTTTTCCTGGATGAAATCAGTGAGCTTCCCTATCACTTGCAATCGAAATTATTGCTGCTTTTGCAAAACAAAACGTTTATGCCGATCGGCGGAACGAAAACATACACTGCTGACATCCGCATCATAACCGCAACCAATGCCAACCTTCAGGAACTCGTGCGGTTGGGCAAATTCAGACATGACCTGTACTATCGCCTAAATATTTTACCCATCAATGTTCCGCCATTACGGGAGAGAAAGGACGATATTTTCCCGTTACTCCATCACAATTTACAGCGATTCAATAGCAAACATAACCAGAAACGGCGTTTTTCCCCGGAAGCACTGGATGTTTTGCATCAATACGAATGGCCTGGGAATGTGCGGGAGTTGGAAAATTTGGTAGAGCGGATCGTTATCACGTCAAAGCTGGATGAAATTCAAGTGAGTGATTTGCCAGAAGAACTGCGGAGTATTCGTGAGCTGGAGGAGGGAATTCTTTCACTCGGTTCTCTTTCTCTTACAGAGCGGATGGAGAAAATTGAGATGGAATTTATTCTGCAAGCATTGCGTACACACAAAACAACTCGCAAAACAGCATCGGCCCTCGGCATAACCCAGTCGCTACTTATGCGGCGGATTAGAAAGTATGGGATTCAGCTGGATTCTGAGGATGAGTGA
- a CDS encoding CoA transferase subunit A, whose product MLSKLVTHEQAVEHVLDGTRLMYGGFGTIGSPALLIDSILHKGVQSLTLIGIDAGYPEIGIGKLISHGRVRRLITTHIGSNPEAGQQMLDGMLEVTFCPQGIFAEKIRAGGVGIPGIVVDAHVSGERMEGAEPFAFAGRTCQIEAALTAEVGIVYAKQADTYGNLIYDKAARNLNPLVAMAADITIAEVEEIVPAGELDPDKIVTPGIFVDYIVVRGGGNS is encoded by the coding sequence ATGTTATCAAAACTGGTGACGCACGAACAAGCAGTGGAGCATGTTCTGGATGGCACCCGGCTGATGTATGGCGGATTCGGCACGATCGGTTCCCCGGCACTCTTGATTGATTCGATCTTGCACAAAGGCGTGCAAAGCTTGACACTCATCGGAATTGATGCGGGGTATCCGGAAATCGGAATCGGAAAGCTGATCAGTCATGGACGGGTGAGGCGGCTGATAACCACACATATTGGCTCCAATCCCGAAGCAGGTCAACAAATGTTGGATGGAATGCTGGAAGTGACATTTTGTCCACAAGGAATTTTCGCAGAAAAGATTCGGGCAGGGGGTGTTGGCATTCCGGGAATCGTTGTAGATGCGCATGTGAGTGGAGAGCGAATGGAAGGAGCAGAGCCGTTTGCTTTTGCCGGAAGAACCTGTCAGATCGAAGCTGCCCTGACAGCGGAAGTAGGGATCGTCTATGCAAAACAGGCGGATACTTACGGAAATCTCATTTATGACAAGGCAGCAAGAAATCTGAATCCGCTAGTAGCGATGGCCGCAGATATCACAATCGCTGAGGTGGAAGAGATCGTTCCGGCAGGAGAGCTGGACCCGGATAAAATCGTGACGCCTGGCATTTTTGTGGATTATATCGTGGTTCGTGGCGGAGGGAACAGCTAA
- a CDS encoding 3-oxoacid CoA-transferase subunit B yields the protein MGLEMDQRNMVAWRAAKEVAPGMAVNLGIGIPELVADFIPNEWQVMFHSVNGILGVGPTPLKGEEDQHISNAGGAPVTVVPGASYFDSTIAYGMIRRRKLDAAFIGALQVNRRGDLANWIVPGSRVHGIGGGAELAYYAKKVIVLMSHVNQAGEPKIRRECTLPLTAKGCVDLIITERAVIEVTPRGLLLTEVMYPFTLENVITNTGAPLMISENLQMVE from the coding sequence ATGGGGTTGGAAATGGATCAGCGCAATATGGTTGCGTGGCGTGCGGCCAAAGAGGTCGCTCCCGGAATGGCAGTGAACTTGGGGATCGGAATACCTGAGCTGGTCGCTGATTTTATCCCGAATGAATGGCAAGTCATGTTTCACTCGGTGAATGGAATCTTGGGTGTCGGACCTACGCCGTTAAAGGGAGAAGAGGACCAGCATATTTCCAACGCAGGTGGAGCACCTGTTACCGTTGTACCGGGGGCATCGTATTTCGACAGCACCATTGCGTATGGCATGATCCGAAGAAGAAAGCTGGACGCAGCGTTTATCGGGGCTTTGCAGGTGAATCGCCGAGGAGATCTGGCAAACTGGATTGTTCCTGGCTCGCGCGTTCATGGAATTGGTGGAGGAGCAGAACTGGCCTATTACGCCAAGAAAGTGATCGTGCTCATGAGCCATGTCAATCAGGCAGGTGAGCCCAAAATCCGCAGGGAGTGCACATTGCCACTGACGGCGAAGGGCTGCGTCGATCTCATTATCACCGAGAGGGCTGTAATCGAGGTCACGCCAAGAGGCTTGCTTTTGACAGAGGTAATGTACCCGTTCACCTTGGAAAATGTCATTACGAATACCGGGGCACCTTTAATGATTTCAGAAAATTTACAAATGGTAGAGTAA
- a CDS encoding ABC transporter substrate-binding protein, with protein sequence MKKTIKMIAGVVFSLSLLVSGCSQGASTNSVGGQAGGASAGNASSMTKEAGVFVYAASGEYQPFSYFKDGQLTGFDVEIGNEIAKRLGLEPKPVTSPFSGIIAGVKEGRYDAAIASHAITEERKQQVDFADPYYLSGGQLFVRPDGTISTLEGLKGKEVAVALGTTHEKMAREYTDNIKTYDSDVTALRALEQGKHDVVITDSVVGEIAIAQGLKLKKSGSPLSEVKHGIAVRKGNTELLNKINEVLKQMMEDGTYVKLSEKYFNRDISKAE encoded by the coding sequence ATGAAAAAAACAATCAAAATGATCGCAGGAGTCGTATTTTCGTTGTCACTACTTGTAAGCGGATGTAGCCAAGGCGCTTCCACTAACAGTGTGGGAGGGCAAGCGGGTGGGGCTTCTGCTGGAAATGCGTCGTCCATGACAAAAGAGGCAGGCGTATTTGTATACGCGGCTTCAGGTGAATATCAGCCATTCAGCTACTTCAAGGATGGTCAATTGACCGGATTTGATGTCGAGATCGGCAATGAGATCGCCAAGCGTTTGGGTCTTGAGCCAAAGCCAGTCACGTCGCCTTTTTCCGGTATTATCGCAGGGGTAAAAGAAGGACGCTACGATGCAGCGATTGCCAGCCATGCGATTACAGAAGAACGGAAGCAGCAGGTTGATTTCGCAGACCCGTACTACTTGTCCGGTGGTCAACTGTTCGTTCGCCCGGATGGGACGATTAGCACGCTGGAAGGTTTGAAAGGTAAAGAAGTGGCAGTCGCACTCGGCACTACACACGAAAAGATGGCGCGGGAGTATACGGATAACATCAAAACGTATGACAGCGATGTAACGGCTCTGCGTGCCTTGGAGCAGGGAAAACACGATGTCGTGATTACAGATAGCGTCGTAGGGGAGATTGCCATTGCACAAGGCTTGAAGCTCAAGAAAAGCGGGTCGCCCCTCTCGGAAGTCAAGCATGGAATCGCAGTGCGCAAAGGAAATACGGAATTGCTGAACAAGATCAACGAAGTGCTCAAGCAAATGATGGAGGATGGTACCTACGTTAAATTGAGCGAGAAGTACTTTAATCGCGATATCAGCAAAGCAGAATAG
- a CDS encoding amino acid ABC transporter permease, translated as MPSFAHLTEEFFRTLPFFWKPLLLTFQLTIASVIVGSIIGLFVALLKVSKLPVARFIANAYIMIIRGTPLVVQIFVLYFGFYKIIDLGQFWSAALALAIHSGAYIAEIFRGSIQSIDKGQMEAGLSLGMSARQTMRRIILPQAMKRSIPPLGNQFILSLKESSLAAFIAMDELFSLARRLSAETFDEMTYFLIVALYYLVIVMAFTYVVHIMEKRLAKGEA; from the coding sequence GTGCCCAGTTTTGCCCATCTGACAGAAGAGTTTTTCCGGACATTGCCGTTTTTTTGGAAGCCGTTGCTGCTGACCTTTCAGTTGACGATCGCTTCTGTTATCGTAGGCTCGATTATCGGATTGTTTGTCGCTTTGTTAAAGGTATCCAAGCTTCCAGTTGCACGCTTCATAGCCAATGCGTACATCATGATCATTCGCGGTACACCGTTGGTCGTGCAAATTTTCGTTTTGTATTTCGGCTTTTACAAAATTATTGATCTCGGTCAATTTTGGTCGGCAGCGCTCGCTCTGGCGATTCACAGTGGAGCCTATATCGCAGAGATTTTCCGGGGCTCGATTCAGTCGATTGATAAAGGACAAATGGAGGCAGGTCTATCTTTGGGCATGTCCGCTCGTCAAACCATGCGCCGGATCATTTTGCCGCAAGCGATGAAACGATCAATCCCGCCGCTTGGTAACCAGTTTATTTTGTCTTTGAAGGAATCATCTCTGGCCGCTTTCATTGCCATGGATGAGTTGTTCTCGCTGGCTCGTCGCTTGTCTGCGGAAACCTTTGATGAAATGACGTACTTTTTGATTGTGGCGCTCTATTACTTGGTTATTGTCATGGCGTTTACGTATGTGGTCCACATCATGGAGAAGCGTCTGGCAAAAGGAGAGGCGTAA
- a CDS encoding amino acid ABC transporter ATP-binding protein: MEKQREMIRVQNLKKSFGKVEVLKDVTLQVGKGEVVVLIGASGSGKSTLIRCINFLEIKDGGEIYIEGKSIDPKKDDLTKVRQKVGMVFQHFNLFPHKTVLENIMEAPLIAKKADKEETKQEALRLLKKVGLSEKADAYPSSLSGGQKQRVAIARSLAMKPDIMLFDEPTSALDPELVGEVLETMKQLAQEGMTMIIVTHEMGFAKEVADWVAFMNQGKIIEMARPQEIFNNPKEERTREFLNRVL; this comes from the coding sequence ATGGAAAAGCAAAGAGAAATGATACGCGTGCAAAATTTGAAGAAAAGCTTCGGAAAAGTGGAAGTTCTCAAGGATGTCACCCTGCAAGTCGGAAAGGGTGAGGTCGTCGTCTTGATCGGTGCCAGTGGATCGGGGAAAAGCACATTGATTCGATGCATTAATTTTCTGGAGATCAAGGACGGCGGAGAGATTTATATCGAAGGTAAAAGCATCGATCCGAAGAAGGATGACTTGACCAAAGTACGGCAAAAGGTAGGCATGGTGTTCCAGCACTTCAATCTGTTCCCGCATAAAACCGTTCTGGAAAACATCATGGAGGCACCGCTGATTGCGAAGAAAGCGGACAAGGAAGAAACGAAGCAGGAAGCGCTCCGGCTGCTGAAAAAGGTAGGTCTTTCTGAAAAAGCGGACGCCTACCCATCCAGCCTCTCCGGTGGACAAAAGCAACGCGTGGCCATTGCTCGTTCACTGGCGATGAAACCGGATATCATGCTCTTCGACGAGCCAACCTCGGCGCTTGACCCAGAGCTGGTAGGGGAAGTGCTGGAGACAATGAAGCAGCTCGCGCAAGAAGGAATGACGATGATTATCGTGACGCATGAGATGGGGTTTGCCAAGGAAGTGGCTGACTGGGTGGCGTTTATGAATCAAGGCAAGATCATCGAGATGGCTAGACCCCAAGAAATTTTCAACAACCCGAAAGAAGAGCGCACGAGAGAATTTTTGAACCGTGTACTGTAA